The following proteins are encoded in a genomic region of Streptococcus sp. 29892:
- a CDS encoding NADPH-dependent FMN reductase: MKNILFIVGSLREGSFNHQMAKQAESILEGQATVTYLDYKDIPLMNQDLETPVLPAVQAARDAIMAADAIWIFSPVYNFAIPGTVKNLIDWLSRALDLSETRGPSALQDKIVTVSSVANAGHEPMFASYHALLPFVRMQVVGEFTGTTVNPEAWGTGQLVLSEEAIAGLQAQAQALLEA, encoded by the coding sequence ATGAAAAACATTCTATTTATCGTCGGTTCACTACGTGAAGGTTCATTTAATCACCAAATGGCTAAACAGGCTGAAAGCATCTTAGAAGGTCAAGCAACTGTTACTTACCTTGACTACAAGGATATTCCACTTATGAACCAAGATCTTGAAACACCAGTCTTGCCAGCTGTCCAAGCTGCACGCGATGCGATTATGGCTGCAGATGCTATCTGGATTTTCTCACCAGTTTACAACTTTGCAATCCCAGGCACGGTGAAAAACTTGATTGACTGGCTCAGCCGTGCCCTAGACTTGTCAGAAACACGTGGCCCATCTGCTCTCCAAGATAAGATTGTAACCGTGTCATCTGTAGCAAATGCTGGACACGAGCCAATGTTCGCTAGCTACCATGCACTCCTACCATTTGTTCGTATGCAAGTTGTAGGTGAGTTTACAGGGACTACCGTCAACCCAGAAGCATGGGGAACTGGACAGTTGGTATTGTCAGAAGAAGCCATCGCTGGTCTGCAAGCTCAAGCGCAAGCTTTGTTAGAAGCTTAG
- a CDS encoding thioredoxin codes for MKLYYIIDAYCGWTYGFNHIFTKFMQDHSDIEIEVINGGLFVGDNKKKMVDFQQAQTINKQIESYYQMSFGDNYNQLFKDTDFTMDSLGPARAYSILKNYVEPHQLAQLTLDIQTLFFENGLDLSQADSYTSLIGTYQLPTKAMEELSSNLKQPESLHPDFITAYEMGVTSFPTLLLEKDGNFFNLINQVRTVDDLEKNFQAAITQ; via the coding sequence ATGAAACTATATTACATCATCGATGCTTATTGTGGTTGGACCTACGGCTTTAACCACATTTTCACAAAATTCATGCAAGACCATTCTGACATAGAAATAGAGGTCATTAACGGAGGCTTGTTTGTCGGAGATAACAAAAAGAAAATGGTTGATTTCCAGCAGGCACAGACCATTAACAAACAAATCGAAAGCTATTACCAAATGTCTTTTGGCGATAACTACAATCAATTGTTTAAGGATACGGACTTTACCATGGACTCCCTTGGTCCTGCTAGGGCTTACTCCATTTTGAAAAACTACGTTGAACCACACCAGCTTGCTCAGCTGACATTAGATATTCAAACATTGTTTTTTGAAAATGGATTAGACCTCAGTCAAGCAGACAGTTACACCAGCCTAATCGGTACCTACCAGCTACCTACAAAGGCTATGGAAGAACTATCAAGCAACTTGAAACAACCAGAAAGTCTACACCCAGACTTTATCACGGCTTATGAAATGGGGGTAACCTCTTTCCCAACCTTGTTACTCGAAAAAGACGGAAACTTCTTTAATCTTATTAACCAAGTTCGCACAGTAGACGATTTGGAAAAAAATTTCCAAGCAGCTATTACGCAATAG
- a CDS encoding nuclear transport factor 2 family protein — MSKNQLYKNILEETYLATAQGRIEDFKSHLAADISWTEAAGFPYAGTYIGPDAVIENVHARLGSEWTNYSATPVDYAFSGNRVMVYGYYKGTYNLTEKSFQADFVHIYDFNAENKITHFIQIVDSTLVEKAMR; from the coding sequence ATGTCAAAAAATCAATTATATAAAAATATTTTAGAAGAGACTTATCTAGCTACTGCTCAAGGTCGAATAGAAGATTTCAAAAGCCATTTGGCTGCTGATATCTCTTGGACAGAAGCTGCAGGCTTTCCCTATGCTGGTACCTATATCGGTCCAGATGCAGTGATTGAAAACGTCCATGCAAGACTAGGTTCTGAATGGACCAATTATAGTGCCACACCTGTTGATTACGCCTTTTCAGGAAACCGTGTCATGGTTTATGGCTACTACAAGGGGACCTACAACCTTACTGAGAAATCCTTTCAAGCAGACTTTGTCCATATTTACGATTTTAATGCTGAAAATAAAATTACACACTTTATCCAAATCGTAGATAGCACACTTGTTGAGAAAGCTATGAGATAA
- a CDS encoding winged helix-turn-helix transcriptional regulator, with the protein MATFIHHTVPECPYVTTQCVLSGKWSMLLLHHIEEGPIRFNELHRRLTGISQATLTKQLRQLEDDGLITRKVYAQVPPKVEYELSEIGQEFKLVLQQIEVFGDKYINFVKSKKSE; encoded by the coding sequence ATGGCAACTTTCATACACCATACAGTTCCGGAGTGTCCTTATGTGACCACTCAGTGTGTCTTATCTGGGAAATGGAGTATGTTATTACTACATCATATCGAAGAAGGTCCCATTCGGTTTAATGAATTGCACCGTCGATTGACAGGGATTTCCCAAGCAACCTTGACCAAGCAGTTGCGTCAGCTAGAAGATGATGGTTTAATCACTCGGAAGGTTTATGCACAAGTTCCGCCAAAAGTGGAATATGAACTGAGCGAGATTGGTCAGGAATTCAAGTTGGTTCTTCAACAAATTGAAGTCTTCGGCGATAAATACATCAACTTTGTTAAATCAAAAAAATCTGAATGA
- a CDS encoding VOC family protein, with product MYNSKFELGHVALNVRNLELQSLFYQQVLGLQVLTENSKQIDLGVGKNILIRLIQTEQEGEVSQSYGLYHLAIVLPSREDLGTIFRHFIDNKISLQGASDHGYSEAIYLADTEGNGIEVYRDLPQDAWDVRADGQIVGVTEPMDAETIYALGKKADAVYQMPLGSRMGHIHLSVRESAASSRFYQEVLAVEDKFSVPSAAWLASGDYHHHLAVNEWGGKHLQTRTEGMPGLAYYTVIYSNPEAFEATLERATAANLNLQRLDNSVAFVDIDGIKTKLVLE from the coding sequence ATGTACAATTCCAAATTTGAGCTGGGCCATGTCGCCCTCAACGTCCGCAATCTGGAACTTCAAAGCCTATTTTACCAACAGGTATTGGGCCTCCAAGTTCTGACTGAAAACTCTAAACAGATTGACCTAGGAGTTGGAAAAAACATCCTTATTCGACTTATTCAAACAGAGCAGGAAGGCGAGGTCAGCCAAAGCTACGGCCTCTACCATTTGGCTATTGTCCTTCCTAGCCGCGAGGATCTGGGGACCATTTTCCGCCACTTTATCGACAATAAGATTTCCCTCCAAGGTGCCAGCGACCACGGTTACAGCGAAGCCATTTACCTAGCCGACACCGAAGGCAATGGCATCGAAGTTTACCGTGACCTGCCACAAGATGCATGGGATGTTCGAGCTGACGGTCAAATCGTAGGTGTAACTGAGCCTATGGATGCTGAAACGATCTATGCTTTAGGGAAAAAAGCTGACGCAGTCTATCAGATGCCGCTTGGCAGTCGCATGGGCCATATTCACCTGTCCGTTCGAGAAAGCGCCGCTTCTAGCCGATTTTACCAAGAGGTCCTAGCTGTCGAGGATAAATTCTCGGTCCCATCTGCAGCCTGGCTAGCCTCAGGCGACTACCATCACCACCTAGCAGTCAACGAATGGGGAGGAAAACATCTCCAAACACGAACAGAAGGCATGCCAGGACTGGCCTACTATACGGTCATCTATTCCAATCCAGAAGCTTTTGAAGCAACCTTGGAACGCGCCACAGCTGCAAACCTAAACCTTCAAAGACTAGACAATAGCGTAGCCTTTGTTGATATAGACGGCATCAAAACTAAGCTTGTTTTAGAATAA